A window from Natronorubrum aibiense encodes these proteins:
- a CDS encoding CoA-acylating methylmalonate-semialdehyde dehydrogenase: MSLNTTPPWDDVQNYINGNWQTPSSDEGQSVVNPATGKEISYVGFSSTDDIDAAVQAGQKAFEDWSERPVEERIQPLFEFKQLLEEHHDELAEVLVQEHGKTFAEAKGELRRGIENVEVACGIPSMMQAGHLPNAAPDIDETAVRKPLGVFTAITAFNFPGMIPLWFLPYAVATGNAFILKPSEQDPVVAQRLFELIDEAGFPDGIVQLVNGSVDTVNTLLDHDGIQGASFVGSTPVAKTIYERAAANGKRVQAQGGAKNHIIVTETADLDFAARKTVSSACACGGERCLANDVVVVEESVYEEFVDRVVQEAEAQTVGYGLDDETDIGALITPEHESRVRDMIASGIDEGAELLLDGRDVEINGYEEGNFLGPTVFSDVDPEMTIASEEIFGPVIGLLPVTDIDEAIDVLNRSDFGNAASLFTGSGADARKVRHQADVGNLGVNAGTAAPMAFFHFGGRKDSFFGDLHAQGEDMIHFYTDKTVYIERWPDA; the protein is encoded by the coding sequence ATGTCGCTTAATACCACCCCGCCATGGGATGACGTACAGAACTATATCAACGGCAACTGGCAAACACCATCTAGCGATGAGGGTCAGAGTGTTGTTAATCCGGCTACCGGCAAGGAAATTTCCTATGTCGGGTTCAGTTCTACTGATGATATTGATGCTGCAGTACAAGCTGGACAAAAGGCGTTTGAGGATTGGAGCGAGCGTCCGGTTGAAGAACGTATCCAGCCGCTTTTCGAGTTCAAGCAACTGCTCGAAGAACATCACGACGAACTTGCAGAGGTCCTCGTTCAAGAACATGGTAAGACGTTCGCCGAGGCAAAGGGCGAGCTCCGTCGCGGAATCGAGAATGTCGAGGTCGCCTGCGGTATTCCCTCGATGATGCAGGCGGGTCATTTGCCGAACGCTGCTCCGGATATCGACGAAACAGCAGTCCGTAAGCCATTAGGTGTTTTTACCGCGATTACGGCATTTAATTTCCCGGGCATGATTCCATTGTGGTTCTTGCCGTATGCAGTTGCAACTGGGAACGCGTTCATTTTGAAGCCCAGTGAGCAGGATCCAGTCGTCGCACAGCGTCTGTTCGAGTTGATTGATGAGGCAGGTTTCCCAGATGGTATCGTTCAACTCGTCAATGGGAGTGTCGATACTGTGAATACGCTGCTTGATCATGATGGAATCCAGGGTGCGTCGTTCGTTGGATCCACGCCTGTCGCGAAAACAATCTACGAGCGTGCAGCAGCCAACGGCAAGCGCGTCCAGGCACAGGGTGGTGCGAAAAACCACATCATTGTCACTGAGACCGCCGATCTCGACTTCGCTGCGAGGAAGACGGTGTCGTCAGCCTGTGCTTGTGGTGGTGAACGGTGCCTCGCAAATGATGTCGTTGTCGTTGAAGAAAGTGTCTACGAGGAGTTCGTTGATCGCGTTGTCCAAGAGGCAGAGGCTCAGACAGTTGGCTATGGTCTTGATGATGAAACTGATATTGGTGCGCTTATTACGCCCGAACACGAGTCACGCGTGCGTGACATGATTGCAAGCGGAATCGACGAAGGTGCTGAACTACTTCTTGATGGGCGCGATGTGGAGATCAACGGCTATGAGGAGGGCAACTTCCTCGGTCCAACTGTGTTTAGCGATGTTGATCCAGAAATGACGATTGCCAGTGAGGAAATATTTGGACCGGTGATTGGCTTGCTACCAGTCACCGACATTGACGAGGCGATCGATGTGCTGAACCGAAGTGACTTCGGTAACGCTGCGAGCTTATTCACCGGTAGCGGCGCCGATGCGCGGAAGGTCCGGCACCAAGCAGATGTCGGTAATCTTGGTGTCAACGCCGGCACCGCTGCCCCAATGGCCTTCTTCCATTTCGGTGGACGGAAGGACTCGTTCTTCGGTGACTTGCATGCACAGGGTGAGGATATGATCCACTTCTACACGGACAAAACGGTTTACATCGAGCGCTGGCCCGACGCCTGA
- a CDS encoding Lrp/AsnC family transcriptional regulator, with translation MKEAPHKASNLDETDLDILEKVEDDFDVSLETLADELDLSKSAIHYRLKKLKDDGVIKGITADIDPFAFGLEMVAITEISVTHESGYSDNIGEKLAAVQGVEEVYYTMGDIDFVVISRVQSRNQLNDLIGRIVEIDGVNETSSKSVLQKFDTNRTTTENLTQEARDIVLSSND, from the coding sequence ATGAAGGAAGCTCCTCATAAAGCCTCTAATCTCGACGAAACTGATCTTGATATCCTTGAGAAGGTTGAAGATGACTTTGACGTTAGTCTTGAAACATTAGCTGACGAATTGGACCTCTCGAAGTCAGCGATCCACTATCGACTAAAGAAACTCAAGGATGATGGCGTGATCAAAGGAATTACCGCAGATATTGACCCGTTTGCATTCGGCTTGGAAATGGTTGCAATCACCGAAATATCGGTTACTCACGAAAGTGGGTACTCCGATAATATCGGTGAGAAACTGGCTGCGGTTCAGGGTGTCGAAGAAGTTTATTATACCATGGGAGATATTGACTTTGTTGTCATTAGCCGCGTGCAATCACGAAACCAACTGAACGACCTTATCGGGCGTATAGTCGAGATTGACGGTGTCAACGAAACATCATCGAAATCTGTATTGCAGAAATTTGATACTAACCGCACCACAACTGAAAATCTCACTCAAGAAGCACGTGACATCGTGCTTTCCTCAAACGATTAG
- a CDS encoding sodium/proline symporter, whose protein sequence is MTNWSIVIPFVMYLLGLLVFGYLASKKLDGLSDYLLGGRTIGSGVTALTLQSTSMSGFMFMGGPALAFQQGLWALWYAAGDFGGGLVNLSILGRNLRRVTEALGSLTPIEWLEDRYMHPSIRVAGATIAIVFLAAYVFAQFIAAGKAIESVMGLPFIYGLLIGAGVIVLYTFVGGYLAVAWTDAFQAIVMAVGINVILVAAILEVGGPGALITEIAAVDPTYLSIWGKGLAHAGEWGVVAGAVLIYSIGYMGLPHAVVRHLSMDEPDTAKGAAIWNVFYNTFFVYQPYILGLVAIVLLPNLSDPEMAIPRLATSLLPSVLAAVILAALMAAVMSTADSLLIMAGSILSRDVVQRFAADDLSDDQMFFWSRMLVLAIGVIGVIVAAVQPPGIFTLVVFAFGGLGTAFLVPNIAGIYWDRANWQGALTAMIGGAGTNIVWTVWNLQEVSAIHPFFAGLIVSAVLMIVVTLITEPPTKQVVSIVQRARRAETAPSGTIQKSTRSLAPEARSIGEYLAVDDTAAQVTETNSPAVNTQLADD, encoded by the coding sequence ATGACTAACTGGTCAATCGTTATACCTTTCGTGATGTATTTGCTGGGGCTGCTCGTATTCGGTTATCTTGCGAGTAAAAAACTGGATGGTCTCAGCGATTACCTTCTTGGTGGCCGTACGATTGGCAGCGGTGTTACCGCGCTCACGTTACAATCCACTTCGATGAGCGGTTTCATGTTTATGGGAGGGCCCGCACTTGCGTTCCAACAAGGGCTCTGGGCGCTCTGGTATGCGGCAGGTGATTTCGGCGGTGGACTTGTCAATCTCTCTATCCTTGGGCGAAACCTACGCCGAGTTACGGAAGCACTCGGATCACTCACACCTATTGAATGGTTGGAGGACCGTTACATGCATCCGAGCATTAGGGTTGCTGGCGCCACAATTGCAATTGTTTTTCTCGCTGCGTATGTATTCGCACAGTTCATCGCAGCCGGGAAAGCAATTGAATCTGTTATGGGGTTACCGTTCATATACGGCCTTCTTATTGGTGCTGGAGTCATCGTTTTGTATACGTTCGTTGGCGGCTACCTAGCGGTTGCCTGGACTGACGCATTTCAGGCAATCGTGATGGCTGTCGGTATCAACGTAATTCTTGTCGCCGCTATTCTTGAAGTCGGCGGACCTGGTGCCCTCATTACCGAGATAGCCGCGGTGGATCCCACATACCTCTCCATTTGGGGGAAAGGTCTTGCGCACGCTGGCGAATGGGGTGTAGTCGCGGGCGCAGTTCTTATTTACTCTATTGGATACATGGGTCTTCCACATGCAGTTGTCCGTCATCTCAGTATGGACGAACCAGATACAGCAAAAGGAGCTGCTATTTGGAACGTATTCTATAATACGTTCTTCGTCTATCAGCCGTATATCCTCGGATTGGTAGCGATCGTTCTCTTGCCGAATCTCTCTGATCCTGAGATGGCAATTCCTCGCCTCGCAACGTCACTGCTGCCTTCTGTACTAGCGGCAGTCATCCTCGCCGCGCTGATGGCTGCAGTTATGAGTACTGCCGACTCGCTGCTGATCATGGCAGGCTCGATCCTTTCCCGTGATGTTGTTCAGCGGTTCGCTGCTGATGATCTCTCTGATGACCAGATGTTTTTCTGGTCGCGAATGCTTGTGCTCGCAATCGGTGTTATCGGCGTTATTGTTGCCGCTGTCCAACCACCGGGTATATTTACTTTAGTCGTGTTCGCATTCGGTGGCCTCGGAACAGCATTTCTGGTACCGAACATTGCTGGTATCTACTGGGACCGCGCTAATTGGCAGGGTGCGCTCACAGCCATGATCGGTGGTGCAGGAACCAACATTGTTTGGACGGTATGGAACCTCCAAGAAGTATCCGCGATCCACCCGTTCTTCGCGGGACTGATCGTGTCGGCAGTCTTAATGATTGTTGTAACACTGATCACAGAACCACCAACTAAGCAAGTTGTTTCGATTGTTCAGCGCGCTCGTCGGGCTGAAACGGCTCCCTCGGGCACTATTCAAAAATCAACGCGGTCGCTCGCTCCGGAGGCGCGATCGATTGGCGAGTATCTCGCTGTCGACGATACAGCAGCACAGGTGACCGAAACTAACAGTCCGGCAGTCAATACCCAGTTGGCAGACGACTAA